A section of the Bacillus sp. HSf4 genome encodes:
- the uvrA gene encoding excinuclease ABC subunit UvrA has protein sequence MAMERIEVKGARAHNLKNIDVSIPRDKLVVLTGLSGSGKSSLAFDTIYAEGQRRYVESLSAYARQFLGQMDKPDVDAIEGLSPAISIDQKTTSRNPRSTVGTVTEIYDYLRLLFARVGKPVCPVHGIEITSQTIEQMTDRILEYPERTKIQVLAPVVSGRKGTHVKILEQIRKQGYVRVRIDGEMNDLSEDIELEKNKKHSIEVVVDRIVIKEGVTARLTDSLETALRLGEGRVIIDVIGEEELLFSEHHACPHCGFSIGELEPRMFSFNSPFGACPSCDGLGSKLEVDVDLVIPNDELSLKQHAIAPWEPQSSQYYPKLLEAVCSHYGIDMDVPVKELPKHQLEKILYGSGGEQIYFRYENDFGQVRESYIEFEGVIRNIERRYKETSSDYIREQMEKYMANQPCPSCKGYRLKKEALAVLVNGLHIGKITEMSVTNALQFFRELKLSEKDMKIANLILREIEERLGFLNNVGLDYLTLSRAAGTLSGGEAQRIRLATQIGSRLTGVLYILDEPSIGLHQRDNDRLIDTLKNMRDIGNTLIVVEHDEDTMLAADYLIDIGPGAGIHGGEVISSGKPEEVMNDEKSLTGQYLSGKKFIPLPAERRKPDGRFIEIKGAKENNLKNVSVKFPLGVFAAVTGVSGSGKSTLVNEILHKTLAQKLHRAKTKPGEHKEMKGIEHLEKVIDIDQSPIGRTPRSNPATYTGVFDDIRDVFAQTNEAKVRGYKKGRFSFNVKGGRCEACKGDGIIKIEMHFLPDVYVPCEVCHGKRYNRETLQVTYKGKNISDVLEMTVEKAVQFFENIPKIKRKLQTLYDVGLGYITLGQPATTLSGGEAQRVKLASELHRRSTGRSLYILDEPTTGLHVDDIARLLTVLQRLVDNGDTVLVIEHNLDIIKAADYLIDLGPEGGDGGGKIIAAGTPEEVMKAEGSYTGRYLKPIIERDKKRMKERLQEKEAVKP, from the coding sequence ATGGCAATGGAACGAATTGAGGTGAAAGGAGCAAGGGCTCATAACCTGAAAAACATCGATGTCTCGATTCCTCGGGATAAGCTTGTCGTGCTGACAGGCCTTTCGGGTTCAGGGAAATCGTCCCTTGCGTTTGACACGATTTATGCGGAGGGGCAAAGGCGTTATGTCGAGTCTCTATCCGCGTATGCCCGCCAGTTTTTAGGGCAGATGGACAAACCTGATGTGGATGCGATCGAAGGTCTTTCACCAGCGATCAGCATCGATCAGAAAACGACGAGCCGCAACCCCCGTTCGACGGTCGGAACGGTCACGGAAATTTATGACTACCTCCGCTTGCTGTTTGCGAGAGTCGGGAAGCCGGTTTGCCCTGTTCACGGCATTGAAATTACGTCGCAGACGATCGAACAGATGACGGACCGGATTCTGGAATATCCTGAACGCACGAAGATTCAAGTGCTTGCTCCGGTCGTGTCAGGGCGGAAAGGCACTCATGTGAAAATCCTCGAACAAATTAGAAAACAGGGTTATGTGAGAGTCCGAATCGACGGCGAAATGAACGACCTTTCCGAGGATATTGAACTTGAGAAAAATAAAAAGCATTCGATCGAAGTCGTTGTTGACCGCATCGTCATTAAAGAAGGCGTGACAGCCCGCCTCACAGATTCGCTTGAAACCGCGCTCCGCCTTGGCGAAGGACGGGTGATCATCGATGTAATCGGCGAAGAGGAGCTGCTTTTCAGCGAGCATCATGCCTGTCCGCACTGTGGCTTCTCGATCGGAGAGCTCGAGCCGCGAATGTTTTCTTTCAACAGTCCGTTCGGCGCCTGTCCAAGTTGCGACGGTCTCGGTTCTAAATTGGAAGTCGATGTCGACCTTGTGATTCCAAATGATGAGCTGTCGCTTAAACAGCATGCGATCGCACCATGGGAACCGCAGAGCTCCCAATATTATCCAAAGCTTTTGGAGGCGGTTTGCAGCCATTATGGAATCGATATGGATGTGCCGGTGAAGGAACTGCCGAAACACCAGCTTGAGAAAATCCTCTATGGAAGCGGCGGGGAGCAGATCTATTTTAGATATGAAAATGACTTTGGTCAGGTTCGTGAAAGTTATATCGAATTTGAAGGCGTTATTCGAAATATCGAAAGACGTTATAAAGAAACGAGCTCAGACTACATCCGCGAACAGATGGAAAAATACATGGCCAACCAGCCGTGCCCTTCCTGTAAAGGATACCGGCTGAAAAAGGAAGCATTGGCCGTTTTGGTAAACGGCCTTCATATCGGAAAAATAACCGAGATGTCGGTGACAAACGCCCTTCAATTTTTCCGTGAGCTAAAGCTTTCGGAGAAAGATATGAAGATTGCCAATCTGATTTTGCGGGAGATTGAAGAACGGCTCGGGTTTTTAAACAATGTCGGCCTTGATTATTTGACGCTGAGCCGCGCCGCCGGTACCCTGTCAGGCGGGGAAGCTCAGAGGATCCGTCTCGCGACGCAAATCGGTTCAAGGCTGACCGGCGTCCTCTACATCCTTGATGAGCCGTCGATCGGCCTTCACCAGCGCGACAATGACCGGCTGATTGATACGCTGAAAAACATGCGTGATATCGGCAATACCTTGATCGTCGTTGAGCATGACGAGGATACGATGCTTGCCGCCGATTATTTAATTGATATCGGACCGGGAGCGGGCATTCACGGAGGAGAAGTGATTTCCTCAGGGAAGCCGGAAGAAGTGATGAATGATGAAAAATCACTGACAGGGCAATATCTTTCAGGGAAAAAGTTTATCCCGCTTCCCGCTGAGAGAAGAAAACCAGACGGACGCTTTATCGAAATCAAAGGTGCTAAAGAAAACAACCTGAAAAATGTTTCCGTCAAATTTCCGCTCGGCGTGTTTGCCGCGGTCACAGGCGTTTCCGGATCAGGGAAAAGTACGCTTGTCAATGAAATTCTGCACAAGACACTTGCGCAGAAGCTCCATCGGGCTAAGACAAAGCCGGGAGAACATAAAGAAATGAAAGGGATTGAGCATCTCGAAAAGGTCATCGATATCGATCAGTCTCCGATCGGCCGGACACCGAGGTCGAATCCGGCCACATACACCGGGGTGTTCGATGATATCCGTGATGTGTTTGCTCAGACGAACGAGGCCAAAGTCAGGGGTTATAAGAAAGGCCGCTTCAGTTTCAATGTGAAAGGCGGCCGCTGTGAGGCGTGCAAGGGCGACGGGATCATCAAAATCGAAATGCATTTTCTCCCGGATGTATATGTGCCTTGCGAAGTCTGTCATGGCAAGAGGTATAACCGGGAGACGCTTCAGGTCACGTACAAAGGGAAAAATATTTCCGATGTGCTTGAAATGACTGTCGAAAAAGCGGTGCAGTTTTTTGAAAACATACCGAAGATCAAACGCAAGCTGCAGACCCTGTATGATGTAGGGCTCGGCTATATTACACTGGGACAGCCTGCAACAACGCTTTCCGGCGGTGAAGCGCAGCGTGTCAAACTGGCGTCTGAGTTGCACCGGCGTTCAACAGGACGATCCCTTTACATTTTGGACGAGCCGACGACAGGCCTCCATGTCGATGACATCGCAAGGCTTTTGACCGTTCTTCAGCGCCTCGTTGATAATGGGGACACCGTGCTTGTTATTGAGCATAACCTTGATATTATTAAAGCGGCTGATTATTTGATTGATTTGGGACCGGAAGGCGGAGACGGCGGAGGGAAAATTATCGCTGCCGGAACGCCTGAAGAAGTGATGAAGGCGGAAGGTTCATATACGGGACGCTATTTGAAGCCGATCATCGAACGCGACAAAAAAAGAATGAAGGAACGGCTTCAGGAGAAGGAAGCTGTCAAACCTTGA
- the uvrB gene encoding excinuclease ABC subunit UvrB, which translates to MKDRFELVSNYQPQGDQPKAIEQLVAGIREGKKHQTLLGATGTGKTFTMSNVIKEVNKPTLVIAHNKTLAGQLYSEFKEFFPNNAVEYFVSYYDYYQPEAYVPQTDTFIEKDASINDEIDKLRHSATSALFERKDVIIVASVSCIYGLGSPEEYRELVLSLRTEMEIERNELLRKLVDIQYARNDIDFQRGTFRVRGDVVEIFPASRDEHCIRIEFFGDEIERIREVDALTGEILGERDHVAIFPASHFVTREEKMKKAIVNIESELEERLKVLHDEGKLLEAQRLEQRTRYDLEMMREMGFCSGIENYSRHLTLRPAGSTPYTLLDYFPDDFLMVIDESHVTIPQVRGMYNGDQARKQVLVDHGFRLPSALDNRPLRFEEFEKHIHNIVYVSATPGPYELEHSPEMVEQIIRPTGLLDPIIEVRPIEGQIDDLIGEIRQRIDRNERVLVTTLTKKMSEDLTDYLKEIGIKVTYLHSEIKTLERIEIIRDLRLGKHDVLVGINLLREGLDIPEVSLVAILDADKEGFLRSERSLIQTIGRAARNAEGRVIMYADNITGSMEIAINETKRRRQQQEAYNKEHGITPKTINKKIRDVIRATHVAEEQEEYKAKEEPKLSKLTKKEREKVIAQMEHDMKEAAKALDFERAAELRDLLLELKSEG; encoded by the coding sequence GTGAAAGACCGCTTTGAATTAGTCTCGAATTATCAGCCCCAGGGCGATCAGCCGAAAGCGATTGAACAGCTTGTTGCAGGCATTCGGGAAGGCAAAAAGCATCAAACGCTCCTGGGGGCGACCGGTACAGGCAAGACGTTTACGATGTCAAACGTGATTAAAGAGGTCAATAAACCGACGCTTGTCATCGCCCACAACAAAACGCTTGCCGGTCAGCTGTACAGCGAGTTTAAGGAGTTTTTCCCGAACAACGCAGTCGAATATTTTGTGAGCTATTACGACTACTATCAGCCGGAGGCCTATGTGCCTCAGACCGATACGTTTATTGAAAAAGACGCCAGCATTAATGATGAGATAGATAAATTGAGGCACTCAGCCACATCCGCTCTTTTTGAACGCAAAGATGTCATCATCGTGGCGAGTGTCTCTTGTATTTACGGTTTGGGTTCGCCGGAGGAATATAGAGAGCTCGTGCTTTCGCTCAGAACGGAGATGGAAATTGAGCGCAATGAGCTTCTCAGAAAGCTCGTTGACATTCAGTATGCCCGGAATGACATCGATTTTCAGCGCGGGACATTCAGGGTGCGCGGCGATGTCGTCGAAATCTTTCCGGCTTCAAGGGATGAGCACTGCATCCGCATCGAGTTTTTCGGAGACGAAATCGAACGGATCAGGGAAGTCGATGCCTTGACAGGCGAAATTTTAGGGGAGCGGGACCATGTTGCCATCTTTCCGGCTTCCCACTTCGTCACCCGTGAAGAAAAGATGAAGAAAGCGATCGTGAACATTGAATCGGAGCTGGAAGAACGCCTTAAAGTTCTGCATGATGAAGGCAAGCTGCTTGAAGCGCAGCGCCTTGAGCAGCGGACGAGATACGATCTGGAAATGATGCGTGAAATGGGCTTTTGCTCAGGGATCGAAAACTATTCCAGACATTTGACGCTGCGTCCGGCAGGGTCCACTCCGTATACACTGCTCGATTATTTTCCCGATGACTTTTTGATGGTCATCGATGAGTCTCATGTCACGATTCCGCAGGTGAGAGGAATGTACAACGGAGACCAGGCCAGAAAGCAGGTCCTCGTCGACCACGGCTTCCGGCTTCCTTCGGCTTTAGACAACAGGCCGCTGAGGTTTGAAGAGTTTGAAAAGCACATTCACAACATAGTGTATGTTTCTGCGACGCCTGGTCCGTATGAACTGGAACATTCTCCTGAAATGGTTGAACAGATCATCCGTCCGACCGGACTGCTCGATCCGATTATCGAAGTAAGGCCGATCGAAGGGCAGATCGATGACCTGATCGGCGAAATCAGGCAGCGCATCGACCGGAATGAACGCGTCCTCGTCACGACGCTGACGAAGAAAATGTCAGAGGATTTGACCGACTACCTGAAGGAAATCGGCATAAAGGTGACCTATCTGCATTCCGAGATTAAAACGCTGGAACGGATCGAAATCATCCGCGACCTGCGCCTCGGCAAGCATGACGTTCTCGTCGGCATCAACCTGCTGAGGGAGGGGCTTGACATCCCTGAAGTTTCGCTTGTGGCGATATTGGATGCGGATAAAGAAGGCTTCCTCCGCTCTGAGCGTTCCTTGATTCAAACGATTGGCCGGGCGGCGAGAAATGCCGAGGGCCGGGTCATCATGTACGCGGATAACATCACGGGCTCCATGGAAATCGCGATCAATGAAACGAAGCGGCGCAGGCAGCAGCAGGAAGCATACAACAAGGAACACGGCATTACACCGAAAACGATCAACAAGAAGATCCGCGACGTCATCCGCGCGACACATGTGGCTGAAGAACAGGAAGAATACAAAGCAAAAGAGGAACCGAAGCTTTCAAAACTGACGAAGAAAGAGCGCGAAAAAGTGATCGCCCAGATGGAGCACGATATGAAGGAAGCGGCAAAAGCGCTTGATTTCGAACGGGCCGCCGAGCTTCGGGACCTACTTCTAGAGTTAAAATCGGAAGGATGA
- a CDS encoding CsbA family protein, producing the protein MFTKAVFALIFPFFLVLFFTRVTYNHYVGIALTAALLFASYLKGYTETFFIVGLDIVSLVAGALYAAKKAGEKKEDS; encoded by the coding sequence GTGTTTACAAAAGCCGTTTTTGCACTAATTTTTCCTTTTTTCCTTGTCTTGTTTTTTACAAGGGTGACCTATAATCATTATGTCGGAATCGCGCTTACGGCTGCGCTGTTATTCGCTTCCTATTTAAAGGGTTATACGGAAACCTTTTTTATCGTAGGACTTGATATCGTCTCGCTTGTGGCCGGTGCTCTTTATGCGGCCAAAAAGGCCGGCGAAAAGAAGGAAGACTCATAG
- a CDS encoding DUF5316 family protein, whose translation MKKAFLSGIIVCFAAALISAVAGDWTFIYKISGTAGLGSMILSALLSFVSGDRFGGRDGNGKMTNGLAVFALPNLLAAGISLFFAF comes from the coding sequence ATGAAAAAGGCTTTTCTCTCGGGTATAATCGTATGTTTTGCTGCTGCACTGATTTCGGCGGTTGCCGGCGATTGGACCTTTATCTACAAAATTTCCGGAACAGCCGGTCTTGGCTCAATGATTCTGTCAGCCTTGCTTTCGTTCGTGAGCGGAGATCGTTTTGGTGGAAGAGACGGGAACGGAAAGATGACGAATGGACTCGCCGTTTTTGCGCTGCCGAATCTATTGGCGGCCGGAATCTCATTATTTTTCGCCTTTTAG
- a CDS encoding PDZ domain-containing protein — protein sequence MSVEESLIELLKGAGWFFVHPLFYFMMVMSLAYGYARIKRERKTFHTRIEDIYDELQFTYSKGILAGILLSIVTFGLGLSLPFGMLIIIAAVTAICALTFRQSMLSSAYTLGLSILAGIALEYVNPDAIDQVIPQLSFANWPAAAVLLGLLLFTEGMLAYKTAHVRTSPSIVMSRRGLPIGQQIAGRVWLLPLFILIPGQAIESSVPWWPVLSVHDGAFQLLWIPYFVGFGQRVQGSLPIVSIKITARRISVLGIITLLIAAGSIWWTPLAAAAAVTAVAGRAFLTWKQRMNDNSAPFYFSKRDRGLMVLGIIPNTPAAGLGLQIGEIITKVNGIEVKNEADFYEALQKNRAFFKLEVVGLNNEVRFEQRASYEGEHHELGILFVKDEAPALAETAAAKETH from the coding sequence TTGTCAGTTGAAGAAAGCTTGATTGAACTTTTAAAAGGAGCCGGATGGTTTTTTGTGCACCCGCTCTTCTATTTTATGATGGTCATGAGCTTGGCTTACGGCTATGCCCGGATCAAACGTGAAAGAAAAACATTTCATACGCGCATTGAAGATATTTATGATGAACTTCAGTTTACATATTCAAAAGGGATTTTGGCGGGCATCCTTCTGTCCATTGTTACCTTTGGACTGGGGCTGTCCCTCCCGTTCGGAATGCTGATCATCATTGCGGCAGTGACCGCAATTTGTGCTTTAACGTTCAGGCAGAGCATGCTGTCTTCGGCTTACACGCTCGGCTTGAGCATATTAGCCGGCATTGCGCTCGAGTACGTCAATCCGGACGCGATTGATCAGGTGATCCCGCAGCTATCCTTCGCAAATTGGCCGGCAGCCGCCGTCCTGCTCGGTCTTCTTCTGTTTACTGAAGGGATGCTGGCTTACAAAACGGCCCATGTCAGGACGTCCCCGTCAATTGTGATGAGCAGGAGGGGGCTGCCGATCGGACAGCAGATCGCGGGCCGCGTTTGGCTCCTGCCTTTGTTCATTTTGATTCCCGGGCAGGCGATCGAATCGTCCGTCCCATGGTGGCCTGTTCTGTCCGTTCACGACGGCGCCTTTCAATTATTGTGGATCCCGTATTTTGTCGGTTTCGGGCAGCGGGTTCAAGGGTCGCTTCCGATTGTCAGCATCAAAATTACAGCAAGGCGCATCAGTGTTCTCGGTATCATCACATTGCTGATTGCAGCAGGAAGTATATGGTGGACGCCGCTTGCCGCCGCAGCAGCCGTTACCGCTGTGGCCGGCAGAGCCTTTCTGACTTGGAAGCAGCGGATGAACGATAATTCCGCACCTTTCTACTTTTCTAAAAGAGATCGCGGGCTGATGGTGCTCGGGATCATTCCCAACACCCCGGCTGCCGGCCTCGGCCTTCAGATCGGCGAAATTATTACGAAAGTGAACGGCATCGAAGTCAAAAATGAAGCGGATTTTTATGAAGCACTCCAAAAAAACCGCGCCTTCTTCAAGCTTGAAGTGGTCGGCTTGAACAACGAGGTCCGCTTTGAGCAGAGGGCTTCATATGAAGGAGAGCATCATGAGCTCGGGATTTTGTTTGTGAAAGATGAAGCTCCGGCCCTTGCCGAAACGGCTGCGGCTAAGGAAACGCACTAA
- the swrA gene encoding swarming motility protein SwrAA: MKRASIVREKKYYELVEQLKVRSQDVTFSATKAVGLLMLFSRYLVNYTSVESVEDINEECAELYFNYLMDNHKRLGINLTDIKRSMQLIGDILDVEVNHYLKDFSLSNVTLWMSQEK, from the coding sequence TTGAAAAGGGCAAGTATTGTGAGAGAGAAAAAATACTATGAATTAGTGGAGCAGTTAAAAGTTCGATCACAAGACGTTACATTTTCCGCTACAAAGGCAGTGGGGCTGCTGATGCTGTTCAGCAGATACCTCGTGAACTACACTTCCGTTGAGAGTGTGGAAGACATTAATGAGGAATGTGCGGAGCTTTATTTCAACTATTTGATGGACAACCATAAGCGCCTTGGCATCAATTTAACAGATATCAAACGGTCCATGCAGCTGATTGGAGATATTTTGGATGTTGAGGTCAATCATTATTTAAAGGATTTTTCGCTCTCCAATGTGACGCTTTGGATGAGCCAAGAAAAATAA
- a CDS encoding S41 family peptidase: MNQKIARLIMAVCLLYGLLSGAAPALAEGKDEAMQKIEKAYDLISNEYVEQVDKEKLLEGAIQGMLSTLNDPYSVYMDKQTAKRFSDSLDSSFEGIGAEIGMEDRKIIIVSPFKRSPAEKAGLKPNDEILSIDGESMAGMDLNDAVLKIRGKKGSTVTLKVHRPGMRDQLTFKIKRDEIPLETVFASIKKVQNKPVGYIAISSFSEHTAKDFAAELKRLEKKGIKGLVLDVRGNPGGYLQSVEEILKHFVTKDHPYIQIAERNGNKKQYFSKLKEKKPYPVSVITDKGSASASEILAGALKEAEGYQVVGDPSFGKGTVQQAVPMGDGSNIKLTLYKWLTPKGNWIHKKGIQPTVPVAQPAYFSVGPVQLKEPLKLDMNSREIKRAQLLLKGLGFDPGRYDGYFHEGTKKAVLAFQAQNKMKKNGVIDQKTANTMNLRIEEKKMDDQNDLQLQAALKVLFDKK; this comes from the coding sequence ATGAACCAGAAAATTGCACGTCTCATCATGGCCGTCTGCCTGCTGTATGGTCTTTTATCAGGTGCTGCCCCAGCCCTTGCGGAGGGCAAAGATGAAGCCATGCAGAAGATTGAAAAAGCGTACGATCTGATCTCAAACGAATATGTAGAGCAGGTAGATAAAGAAAAGCTGTTGGAAGGCGCCATTCAAGGCATGCTTTCAACATTAAACGATCCATATTCCGTTTATATGGATAAACAGACTGCAAAACGATTTTCCGATTCTCTTGATTCCTCCTTTGAAGGAATCGGTGCGGAAATTGGCATGGAAGACCGAAAGATCATCATCGTTTCCCCATTTAAAAGGTCTCCGGCAGAAAAGGCCGGATTAAAACCGAATGATGAAATTTTGAGCATTGACGGAGAATCGATGGCGGGAATGGATTTGAATGATGCCGTACTTAAGATCAGGGGAAAAAAGGGTTCTACGGTTACGCTGAAGGTTCACCGCCCCGGTATGAGAGATCAGCTGACATTTAAGATCAAACGCGACGAAATCCCGCTTGAGACCGTTTTTGCATCCATTAAGAAAGTACAGAACAAGCCGGTCGGTTACATCGCGATTTCTTCTTTTTCCGAACATACAGCCAAGGATTTTGCGGCAGAACTGAAAAGGCTTGAGAAAAAGGGAATAAAAGGTCTTGTGTTGGATGTGAGGGGGAATCCCGGAGGATATTTGCAAAGTGTTGAAGAAATTTTAAAACATTTTGTGACAAAAGATCATCCGTATATTCAAATTGCCGAAAGAAACGGAAATAAAAAGCAATACTTCTCCAAACTTAAAGAGAAAAAGCCATATCCTGTAAGTGTGATCACGGATAAAGGGAGCGCTTCCGCTTCGGAAATTCTTGCCGGTGCATTAAAAGAAGCGGAGGGTTATCAGGTCGTCGGCGACCCTTCTTTTGGGAAAGGCACTGTGCAGCAGGCTGTTCCGATGGGGGATGGAAGCAATATCAAGCTGACCTTGTATAAATGGCTGACACCAAAAGGAAACTGGATCCATAAGAAAGGAATCCAGCCGACCGTTCCCGTAGCACAGCCTGCTTATTTCTCAGTGGGACCTGTACAGCTGAAAGAGCCGCTCAAGCTCGATATGAACAGCCGTGAAATCAAGCGCGCCCAGCTGCTTTTAAAAGGTCTTGGCTTTGATCCCGGCCGGTATGACGGATACTTCCATGAAGGCACTAAAAAAGCGGTGCTGGCCTTTCAGGCACAAAATAAGATGAAAAAGAATGGGGTCATTGACCAAAAAACGGCAAATACAATGAATCTTCGGATCGAGGAAAAAAAGATGGATGATCAAAACGATCTGCAGCTTCAGGCAGCGTTGAAAGTGCTATTTGACAAAAAGTGA
- a CDS encoding tartrate dehydrogenase yields MKVFNIASIPGDGVGKEVVPAAQRVLKAVSDVHGGISFQFTEFPYSCEYYLEHGEMMPEDGLERLKDFDSIFLGAVGNSKLVPDHVSLWGLLIKIRREFEQVINIRPAKFLQGIKSPLANPKDFDLLVVRENSEGEYSTVGGRIYRDEEEIAIQNAVFSRRGAERAMRFAFEMAAKRKQHVTSATKSNGIIHSMPFWDEVFKQTAKDYPDIATDSQHIDALAAFFVTKPEKFDVIVASNLFGDILTDIGAAIMGSVGIAPAANINVNGKYPSMFEPVHGSAPDIIGKGIANPIGQIWTAKMMLDHFGEEELGSKLLDVIEDVLKSGFLTPDIGGACTTEEVTDEVIKRLKYA; encoded by the coding sequence ATGAAAGTATTCAACATTGCCAGCATACCTGGAGACGGTGTGGGAAAAGAAGTCGTACCTGCAGCACAGCGTGTTTTGAAAGCGGTTTCTGATGTTCACGGAGGAATCTCATTTCAGTTTACAGAATTTCCATACAGCTGTGAGTATTATTTGGAGCACGGGGAAATGATGCCTGAAGACGGGTTGGAGCGGCTGAAGGACTTTGACAGCATATTTTTGGGAGCTGTCGGCAACAGCAAGCTTGTGCCGGACCATGTTTCATTATGGGGGCTGCTCATTAAAATACGCCGTGAATTCGAACAAGTCATCAATATTAGACCGGCGAAGTTTTTACAAGGGATCAAATCACCTTTAGCCAACCCGAAAGATTTTGATCTGCTTGTCGTCCGCGAAAACAGCGAAGGCGAATACAGCACGGTCGGCGGAAGAATCTACAGAGATGAAGAAGAAATCGCCATCCAAAACGCCGTTTTTTCAAGAAGAGGAGCGGAAAGGGCGATGCGCTTTGCGTTTGAGATGGCAGCCAAACGTAAACAACATGTCACGAGTGCGACAAAGTCAAACGGAATCATTCATTCGATGCCTTTCTGGGATGAAGTCTTTAAACAGACCGCCAAGGATTATCCGGATATCGCAACCGACTCACAGCACATTGACGCGCTGGCGGCGTTTTTTGTCACGAAGCCTGAGAAGTTTGACGTTATCGTTGCCAGCAACCTGTTCGGCGACATTTTAACCGATATCGGGGCGGCGATCATGGGTAGTGTAGGTATCGCGCCTGCGGCCAATATCAATGTAAACGGCAAATATCCGTCCATGTTTGAACCGGTGCACGGCTCAGCGCCCGATATTATCGGAAAAGGGATCGCCAATCCAATCGGACAAATCTGGACGGCGAAAATGATGCTCGACCATTTTGGGGAAGAGGAGCTTGGAAGCAAACTGCTGGATGTCATTGAAGATGTGCTGAAAAGCGGCTTTTTAACCCCTGATATTGGCGGAGCGTGTACGACGGAAGAAGTGACAGATGAAGTGATCAAACGTCTCAAATATGCATAG
- a CDS encoding ABC transporter permease: MNIQRISAIFEKDIKDFMKNMMLLMMPLIPIILSLLYERMSAGKELPIYVIYIIVGATYSAVTSSGMMTMMAEENEKKTLRGLIQSPASFLDIIVGKSLVIGLMTFISLVVSLLIVGFDPFLHFRALLGLILLFLYFLLLGIGLFSKSIAATSAYIMPVMFLFGFTSMIEFLGLDKDSIIIKVADTFPIMQAIEIHDTNSWLPLGIIAVWVLGAALFMYVCFKKTMTDD; encoded by the coding sequence ATGAATATTCAACGTATAAGTGCCATCTTTGAAAAAGATATAAAAGACTTTATGAAAAATATGATGCTATTGATGATGCCGTTGATCCCGATTATATTATCGCTTTTATATGAGCGGATGAGCGCTGGCAAAGAGCTCCCTATTTATGTCATATATATCATTGTTGGGGCAACGTATTCAGCGGTTACTTCAAGCGGTATGATGACCATGATGGCAGAGGAAAATGAAAAGAAGACATTACGCGGTCTGATTCAGTCACCAGCGTCGTTTCTCGATATTATTGTCGGCAAAAGTCTTGTGATCGGATTGATGACTTTTATTTCCCTTGTTGTATCACTACTAATCGTTGGTTTTGACCCGTTTCTTCATTTCAGAGCGCTTCTTGGGTTGATCTTATTGTTCTTATACTTTTTATTGCTTGGCATTGGCCTATTTTCCAAGTCAATCGCTGCAACGTCTGCATACATCATGCCAGTGATGTTTCTGTTCGGATTTACATCGATGATTGAATTTCTTGGTTTGGATAAAGACAGTATCATTATCAAAGTTGCCGATACTTTTCCAATCATGCAAGCAATTGAGATACACGATACCAACTCCTGGCTGCCACTCGGTATTATAGCTGTTTGGGTTTTAGGCGCAGCCCTGTTTATGTATGTTTGTTTTAAGAAGACGATGACAGACGATTAA